The genomic DNA CCTTTCCTCAACAACAAGCATCAACTATTCAACTTCACTCCACTGTTTCAACTCCTAGTTTGATTGACTGAAGATAGTTGCTTTACTTTTTTGGATTCTTAACTTTTCCTTTCAATGTATTATTTCAGCTTCATTGAAGCCTACAAAAGGCAATTTGCTGAGCAGGTAAGAACTATTTTGTTTTATTCAGTGAAATGCATTATTGGTAGCACATAGTTTAAAGAGAGAAACTAGTTTACTAATGTTTCAACGAGATTCAGTTAAAAGTTAGTTGTAGGTGGGTTGGAATGATGTCTTGTTAACTCATAGTAATCAGCAATCTTAAAGCGCAGCCACTTTTCTTAAGAAAATTTGTGCTCACCAATGGCGTGCAACTAGGGTCCAATAAAGTTTCTCTAGATACAATAAGATTGCACTTGAATTTGCCTGTCGAAGTGGAGAAATCAGGAGGTCAAAGCTTTGTCTGAATCAGGCCCACAGCAACGCTCTCTTATATGCATAAGTGTTCTTAGATTAACTAAATGTCTTATTGatggatatattttttttaaaaaatccctCATGCTTTTGATTTGCCTTGTGAAGTTATTTGGTAATTCTTTAAACTGACTCGGCAACCTTAGATTTAGGGTGCAAATTAATGCAGGAATTTTCATCATTAAAGAGAAGATGCAGAAGGAAGGAGGCTGAGAAGTGTATCTGTGTTGTTGCAGTAAGATCTACTTTTTGTTTTATTTAGATACTAAATTTCTTTTAGTCTTGCATGACAGCAATTTCTAGTTAACCTTATATATAACAATAAATTAGTCATGTATGAGTAGAATTTACAGATATGGTTAATGACCTAGAACCTGTGTTTGAAGTGGTTAATGATCTAGAACCTGTGTTTGAAGTAAACAAGATCTCTCGTTCATGACACAGTCTCACATTGCACCATCTTAACCAATTCTGGTTGTAAATAGTTGACCTGTTTATGGTATGAACATGATTTTTACTGACCCATCTAAATTTGTTTAGGTTAAGCAAACATGCCATATTAAAATTTAACAATTCTATTTGTACTTTACTCCTGTAAGTAAAGAAAACAGTTAATTTGCATATACTAGAACAACAGATTCATCCTGAAGCTTTTCCATATCTTACAAGAGAACAATATATTCTCATTATTATACATGAAACAATTACGACATTCTTCAGTTGTATCACTTTGAAACTTAAATTGTCTGGTGGCATGATACTGGGTGGTTTGTTATAGTAAACAACtagttttttttccttaaaaaaaattatttgtactGGACTGGACAACAAAACACACAAGGTGTTGCATGCTTGCGATTTCTGTTGTGTATAAGGCATATACTTTATCATCCTTTATTTATTCATTTCCCTTTCCAAGGGTGCCCTTGATCACGTGACCAGAAGGCTAATATTTGAATAGTGAAATCTGGCATTAACACAAGAAACCTCTAGGTCATACACTGATGGTTAGTGAAAGAGGCAACAGGCTACTAGGATTTATTTAATGCTGTAATATTGCTTAGCCCCTTAATGTTTTAGTATGAAAACATAACTAGAATTTCCTATGATAAAGATATGTTCACACATTAAATCTGAAATTCATTAGAATGTATATAACCTCTTGTACTTGTATCATCAATTAGGGTTGTAGTAACTTTTCAACTTAGACTTTTCACCCATAAGTTTTGTTGCAACCTTTGGACTTTTCCCAACATTTTGTCAAGAGCTTCCATCATAGCCAATTTCAATCTGACTAGTTAGGTGTAATCTTTCTTAGATTGCAAAGATGATTGATTCCTTCTTAATTACTATGAATCTTTTCTTCAAAGCCATTTTTTCATAGTATCACTGGAAAACTCTCAACAATTTTCATATTTTGTTCTTGCTGTTTCTCCAAATTGTCAGACGAGGATGGATGAGAATGTCAACCACACAGAATTGAGCAGCATAGTTGGGACCCTAGACCTCAACATAAGACAATTTTACTGTGGAGATACAATTCTTGGAGTATGAGTCTATAATTACACTCCttttcattcttttcttgcaatttaTGGTGAGAAACTCATGAGTCAAGTTGTTGACTAGGAGCATGTGAAGTCACCTGCTTTCTCCAATATTTATGGATTGGATCAAACAAGATATGTATATGTAGCAAACTTGTGTGTCGCCAAGAATGCTCGCCGCGAAGGAATTGCAACAAACTTGTTGTCATTGGCTGTTGATGCAGCTAAATTACATGGTACGtgagattatgtttcattgattATGCCTTAAGGTTATGTGTAATAGCAGGAGAGGGCTCATGCTAAGCAACCaaatggcacatagtgtgcttactttagcacatcaaaaaggagggaACATACATGGACTCGGAGGGTGGGAAAAAAAATTCATTCTGATTGATGGCAAGTATTTTAGCTCCCATAACTAGTGTTTCATGGAAAGTTAGTCTGGGCATAAATGGTGAACGATCTAGGTTTTATGTGTGGACAATAGAATCAATCTATTTGAGTGGAAGGAATAAGGAGTACAGGTAGATTGATGATGAAGAAGAATTCAAGTTTTCAGTAGGGTGAGTTAGATAAACAAGCAGAAGCCATGGGTTTGTCGTGTTGGAGCATCAATTCCATCCGAATGACTAGTTATTTTGAGTCGATGGTCCTTGTGAATGTGATGAGTACTTCCCTATGTACAAGCATTGTACTTTCCAAATaccatgattttatttttgatggttgtttttcataTTTGTTTTTCGTACCACTGACATCAGCTTTAAATGCCAGGCATCAACCAGATATATGTACATGTAAACAAGGATAACATTGCAGCTCGAAGGTTATATGATCAAATAGGATTTCAGGTCTTGATCCTGCATGCTTTTGTTTACCTCTTGTAAATTCTTTtagtcttttattttttattttaaaaaaatgaatttagaaaataaaaaagaaagataaaaatccAGTTGTGATCTTTTTCTTTTGACGTCTTTGtaccataaaatttatttttcatgtgaATGCTTGATCTTTTCAAATGTAAGAAAAGACAATGAATATCAACTATGTtttttcataaaatattttccattttacagaaagaaataaaaagtagttttttaaaaaacacaGACAGAGACTTAAATTGTTACACTCTTTGTGAACAGATGGTGCAAACTTCTGTTCCTCGTTTGCTGGTGGACGACAAGTATTTACTGTGCTTGAAGATTTAAGCTTCCTTTCCTTCCCTCCATTGCGTTGTAAAGGTCAGTAATAGCTGTCAAAGATCAACACTCTTAGTGTACTTGAGATCATTAGATTTTGGTTAATGTTTTCTTAGTCGTCATATTTTCTCTGGAAAATTTTACTTTGATCCTTATGTTTTCGAAATGCTTATTAGAATATGGAAGTCTTACCTTGCAATCCAAACTTTTCTTTCAGTTTGCACCTTAAGTTAAATGGCATTCCCTCAACTTATGGTGAATTGACAACCACATAACTAGGTTGAGGACGGGTCGAGGCAATATAAAATGTACATTGGCAATGGTAAATAGAGATTAAACATCATTTGCGATATGTATTCTTTTCACCCTGATGCTTCTGTGTCCATGAGCTATGACATGGATGCTAGATGACTGTCACATGAGCGTCGCATCATGATGGAATTTGACTTTAGCGTTCGACGAGTCGGGCATGCAATGTCGAATCACTTCACCAGCTAGCATGCATTTGGCAGGGAGACTAGGCCAGTGGCACAGTTGGCCCAGCATGGATTTTTAACTTCGTTTTAAGGGTTATTGGTGATAACTTCTTAGGTATAATGGTGGATTTTTTTGGTTGCTGCTATCTTCTTATTGGTGAAACACTCTGGAACCTAGGAGATGAGAACAGTAAAGTGGAGATTTTACGGTTTCTGCCGAGAGGATTTCTTACCCATTTTTAGGCAGATGAATTTAAACTGGGATTGGAGGCTAACACATTCCAATTGGACAGGACCAATCATGTTTAACCTTTTTCCGCATCTTGATGTCACATCTGTTTGAAATCCTTCCTTGCTTTAGAGTGTGTGGTTTCTTTCGATTGTTTTGATTCTTCTTTTGCCCGCGACAGTTGCTCCTTGGAAGTAAGTTTTCTTCATTCGTCTTCCTAACTGTGTATTTACTATGGCCTTTGGGATTTGGTAGATACGATCATTGCTGATGTTGTATTTTCCAGGATAATAAGAAACTTCAACTATCTGAGGCACTGGTAAACTTGTCCAGGAAGGACTTGCTTTATCGAAAAGGAAGCAAATGGGCGAGCATAAATATCGAGCACGAAGGTCTCTTAGCATTCTTAGTGTCTTCAACAACTATACCTTTAATACAATTGAGAGGAACAACTAAGATCTGGTATAAGGAAGAACATCAAAGGTAGCATTTATCATTGTACTGAACGTGCCATAGTTTACACTTCGCATTGTGTCATATTCGTTTTCGATGTTGGCTCTTATATGCGAGGATTTGTTTGGAATTAACTTGTTGCATGGAGATGTCATTTAGGATCAGACTTATGCTCTGCTTTTCTCTCCTTTCATATCAAATAACATCTTAGTTGATTAATTATAtgatgatttttgatatatgtgcATGTATCTCCAATTGAGttagcctagggacgggttgacgggggcgctgggggcgagcgaatcgcctttttgccacatgtATCTCCAATTGAGTTAGTTCGAAGAGCTGAATACTTAGATTAtcaaataaatgaaaaaaaaaaaatctcccatCGATTTTATAATCTACCGGTTAATTTTACGATTTGTagagaaattttatcatttaaactAGTGCAGTGGTTGATACTTGTTTCAATGTTAAATGCTGATTTTGCTCCTAGTCCAACACCATTAGGTCTCATGTTATATTCCGTTGCCGAAGCAAAAATCCTTTCACCTATTGTTGTTCGCCTCCAATTCATGGTTAGCGCCACCTACAgtagtcttctcaatcaagaggAGAAGCTTAGATGTCATCTCCACagtggcaaaagatgaatacgtttacCTCTAATGATATTATATTCCTATGAATCCATCATCTCGTCCAATGACTTCGCTAGAAGGTTGCCCTAACAACAAGACTACTCTCATATTCTTCTTCACCCTCTTTGATCGGTAGGcctatttctctttaaaatcagTGTCTCCTACTTTATTTCAGAATCGTTTCTCAAGAAGCATTTATAGTGAGTGGTTATTAGGGGTGACAATTTTTGACCCAGCATAAAAATACGACCCGAATCGAACACGAAAAAAATCAAGTTAAGATTGGATAGTTTCGAGTTCGGGTTGAAATCGGGTCGACCCaattgacccaattaataaacaggtcgggttcgggtcaacttgaaatgacccaattacaactcgcgaacccgtttataaataattataaattaaaattaaaattataaatttaaaaaagttaaaaacccaaaacatagagatatgctattgattgcaatgttgctatgacttatcatttatgatatggatttttaatttgtgtagataaatgttatttttaatttttaatttaatatacaaaatttcTTTAATGAATTCAGGTCATGTTCAAGTCAAACGGGTCAACCGAATCAAACGGGTCGGGTTTGGATCAAGTGCAAATAAACAtatcaggttcaggttgaatagttTGACACGAAAtaataatcaggtcgggttcagATTGTCATTTGCCAACCCGTCAACCTACCAACCCGAACCCGTCAACCCGAACCTGAACCGAATTGCTACCCTTAGTGGTTATCAATTCAATATTTTTAGATTAACTGTcgattaaagaaaatttattcattaatttatCAAAGCTAAGATTCAATCCTTGAATACATTATTAATTCGGGTCGAATACATTATTAATTCGGGTCGAATAACGGGTCGTTTTGATATTTTTTAGTGTTAGTATAGATGATTAGTGAAAATTTTGTCTCATAGATGATCTTAATATTACTGTCACCTTTATCTTTagttcttaatttcaaaatttccaacAAAAGGAAGGTGACTATTTAGGGTGAAGTTAGgggtgaaaaaaaatattaaaaatttaatacaTTGTATATATCGTATAAAAATATATTGAATCATGCCAATTTAACAGTATATTAAAATTTTCGtacaatattatattatataaaattttttaatatcgaTATAAGATTTATATCAAAActttaatatcaaaattttattataactgatataaaatttattatatattttactaTAACTGTACCGACACTCTAAACCCTATACTAAATTTAtcgatatgaattttttttt from Zingiber officinale cultivar Zhangliang chromosome 4A, Zo_v1.1, whole genome shotgun sequence includes the following:
- the LOC121971884 gene encoding uncharacterized protein LOC121971884 isoform X1, which codes for MAVVAAPSSGLRRGGCLLLRITQQREPPERHAFRAMKDERAMSSGAMNKAGISGDLSSIPKFPQIEVSSSDQPSSSRSILRFEPASQLEDKLECLHRKVFGRFTAREALLDEEFWMAACLRAESHWEDHSYARFIEAYKRQFAEQEFSSLKRRCRRKEAEKCICVVATRMDENVNHTELSSIVGTLDLNIRQFYCGDTILGEHVKSPAFSNIYGLDQTRYVYVANLCVAKNARREGIATNLLSLAVDAAKLHGINQIYVHVNKDNIAARRLYDQIGFQMVQTSVPRLLVDDKYLLCLKI
- the LOC121971884 gene encoding uncharacterized protein LOC121971884 isoform X2, translated to MAVVAAPSSGLRRGGCLLLRITQQREPPERHAFRAMKDERAMSSGAMNKAGISGDLSSIPKFPQIEVSSSDQPSSSRSILRFEPASQLEDKLECLHRKVFGRFTAREALLDEEFWEFSSLKRRCRRKEAEKCICVVATRMDENVNHTELSSIVGTLDLNIRQFYCGDTILGEHVKSPAFSNIYGLDQTRYVYVANLCVAKNARREGIATNLLSLAVDAAKLHGINQIYVHVNKDNIAARRLYDQIGFQMVQTSVPRLLVDDKYLLCLKI